The proteins below are encoded in one region of Pectinophora gossypiella chromosome 26, ilPecGoss1.1, whole genome shotgun sequence:
- the LOC126378295 gene encoding fibrohexamerin-like has product MGFKSIVIIVTIAVYGINAQNPCSLDDFDCIREHFAANSQCDPLTAFPHIPDSFSAANLRFKAPYFNLSHIDQSVTITGLENCAISVLLANESSRVTKLTFDCPNLHVEAARAFIIHNVDNPDERHYYMRVAADYESVQLSQSIRNSNNLNICQGEATAFTSLPTILAQGYDRPSIAFISRDDLGNFGPDLDVWSRECWAARATSVFRFLVNNRICDFNC; this is encoded by the exons ATGGGTTTTAAAAGCATTGTTATTATTGTGACCATTGCTGTCTATGGGATAAATG cCCAAAACCCTTGTTCGTTGGATGATTTCGACTGTATAAG AGAACACTTCGCTGCAAACTCGCAATGCGACCCACTTACGGCTTTCCCGCACATTCCGGACTCATTCTCCGCAGCCAACTTGCGATTTAAAGCTCCCTACTTCAACCTGAGCCACATCGATCAGTCCGTCACCATCACAGGACTGGAGAACTGTGCCATTTCTGTATTGCT AGCCAACGAGAGTTCTCGCGTCACCAAGCTGACCTTCGACTGTCCCAACTTACACGTGGAGGCTGCTAGAGCCTTCATCATCCACAACGTCGACAATCCTGACGAGCGACATTACTACATGAGGGTCGCTGCTGACTACG AGAGCGTCCAGCTGTCACAGTCCATCCGCAACTCGAACAACCTGAACATCTGCCAAGGAGAAGCCACAGCCTTCACGAGCTTGCCTACCATACTGGCACAGGGATATG ACAGACCGTCGATCGCCTTCATAAGTCGGGATGATTTGGGCAACTTCGGTCCAGACCTGGACGTTTGGTCGAGGGAGTGCTGGGCGGCGCGGGCCACTTCAGTCTTCCGATTCCTTGTCAACAACAGGATTTGTGACTTCAACTGTTGA
- the LOC126378514 gene encoding fibrohexamerin-like has translation MIYKVLIFVFSVGCYAAPQQQNHANREFIRPCYLNDYNCIRDNLAANSKCNKNVVGWIPSAYMIKTFRFETPFFNASYIDNNLVVRNHHNCRIAEFFYNVKKDSAVLAVECRGLVVSSNRTLIQHNTFKEDSIYSYSSTWEYPIIRMTTHIRNANRMDVCNSFVYTDVAAMPKFVLNPNDKQTANFLSKDLSYLNIYERETFFYRGFGLFHRFISSIICNFGCYY, from the exons ATGATttataaagttttaatttttgtCTTCAGTGTTGGGTGTTATGCTG CACCGCAACAGCAAAATCACGCGAATCGAGAGTTCATTCGGCCATGCTATTTAAACGATTATAATTGTATAAGGGACAACTTAGCGGCCAACTCGAAATGCAACAAAAATGTCGTAGGTTGGATTCCCAGTGCGTACATGATCAAAACGTTCAGGTTTGAGACACCATTCTTCAATGCTTCGTACATTGACAACAATCTCGTTGTCAGAAACCATCATAACTGCCGGATTGCCGAGTTCTT CTACAACGTGAAGAAGGATTCTGCGGTGTTGGCTGTGGAGTGCCGAGGGCTGGTGGTTTCTTCAAACAGGACCCTCATCCAGCACAACACTTTTAAGGAAGACAGCATCTACAGCTACAGTAGCACTTGGGAATATC CAATAATCCGCATGACAACCCACATCAGGAACGCGAACAGAATGGACGTGTGCAATTCCTTCGTCTACACAGATGTCGCTGCCATGCCCAAATTCGTACTCAATCCAAATG ACAAACAAACGGCAAATTTCCTGTCTAAAGACCTATCGTACTTGAACATCTACGAGAGAGAGACATTCTTCTACAGAGGATTTGGTTTGTTCCATAGATTCATCAGTTCAATCATATGTAACTTCggatgttattattaa